GCCATGTCCAACCCCTGTCAGGACGGGGCAGTCAGGGAGTTGATGTCACGTACGCGCAAGGCCTATGCAAGACGCGGTGATCTACCCCAGAAAAAAGAGGCGCTGACGCGTGATGTGCTGGAGATGCTGCTGGCCAGCTGTGACGACAGCTTGCGTGGCCTGCGCGACCAGGCGCTGCTGTTGTTTGCCTGGGCCAGCGGCGGGCGACGCCGCTCCGAAGTGGCCGGCGCCGATATGCGTTTCCTGCGCGCCGTGGCTGGTGGGGAATTCATCTACACCCTGAGCCATAGCAAGACCAACCAGAGCGGCACCGACGCCCCCGAGAATCACAAGCCCGTCACAGGCCGTGCCGCCATCGCCCTGAGAGCATGGCTGGACGCAGCCTGCATCACCGAAGGTCCTATCTTCAGGCGCATTCGCAAAGGAGGCCATGTAGCAGAGCTGCTGACTCCCGCCGCCGTGCGAAATATTGTCAAGGAACGCTGTGCGCTGGCAGGCGTGGAAGGGGATTTTTCCGCACACTCGCTGCGCTCGGGCTTTGTGACCGAGGCCGGCAGACGCAATCTGCCGCTGGCCGACACCATGGCCTTGACGGGGCACCATAGCGTGAACACCGTGCTCGGCTACTTCAGGGCCGATTCGGCACTCAACAATCAGGCGGCGCGCATGCTGGACGAGGATTGAACAAGCCCCATCAGCTGCAGCGCAGTCTGATGAATGGCGGACTGCGGATCGGCCAGTTGCAGCGGCAAATCAAAGTGGTTGGTCGCCGGCGCTTCCACCCACCGCCCCGGCAGACAGCGTGCCTGCCAGGCCGCCAGATAGTCGCGCGACTGGCGCTTGAATTCATGGCTTTCAAACTCCCCACAGCTCACGCGCAGTTGGCTCTGAGCATGGGTACCCGCATCGGGCAGCAGAAAGCGCGGACTGTTGCGTATGGCAGCAGCATCGTCGAGTTGCATCCAGTCGTTGATATGGGTTGTCAACAGCGGCTGCAGGTCGAACAGACCGCTCAAGGTCAGCGCTGATCGGGGTACGGCCTGCGCTGGCAGGTCGTAGTCTTGCTGCCAGTCCTTGGCCAGCAGCATGCCCACCAGATGTCCTCCGGCCGAGCTTCCGCAGACACAGATATTGCTGGCATCGCCGCCGTAGATGGCGATATTGCGCACCACCCAGGCATAGGCCTGACGCATCTGATCGACTATATGGTCCAGTGTGACGGACGGGGCCAGATCGTAGTCAGGCACAACGACGATGGCGCCCTCCTGCGTCAGCGCCGGTGCCATGAATGCCGAATCATCCTTGCCCAAGGCCTTCCAGTAGCCGCCATGGATGAAGATGAAAACAGGCGCAGCTTGTGCGGTGCCTGCCTGGGTTGAGGGCAGATAGATATCCAGAACATCCGTAGCCCTGGGGCTGTAGCGCTGGTTGCGAACTGCGCCGGACAAGGCAAATGCGGCCTGGCTTTCCTGCGTGTAGCGCGCCAGGTAGGCAAGCGGATCCTGCACGCTGGCGCGGGCGTTGTATTGGCGGTCGTAGTAAGCGATCGTGGAGTTGGTCGAGATGGAAGGCATTTTCTGCGCGGCTTTGGGCTTCGGACGGTGATCAATCGCAGCGCACAGCATAAGTCAGGCGACAGACTCGTCACTGCCGCGTCAGCATCAACTATTCAAGCCAGCATCCTCCAATTAGACCTGTTCACCTGTCATGTAGATACATTAGATTACATGCATGCAGATGAAATCAGAGCGTTGGAGCAGGCGTTGATAAAAACAAAAGCGGGGGCTGGCTGTGCAGCCATGATGTGGGGACTCTGCGCCCAGGCCGGCGGCCTTGATAGAACGGGCCAGGACCTTGGGCCTTTGTTTGAAAACGGCCGCTATCTTTCCGTGGAGACCTATACGGTCAGGCCCCGGATCCAGGGCGCGGATGCGCTGGGAAAGTCCACCGGGCAAGTCGCCGACGACTATACCCAATGGGGCTTTGCATACAAGCAGGATGTAAATCCACGCACCTCGGTGCTGCTGATGTTGAGCAAGCCTTTTGGCCTTGACATCGCTTACAGCCCGCTGCAATCGCCTCTTTTTGGCGGCACGCAGGCCCGCGTGAGCAGCCATGAGCTTATGGGGGCGCTGCGCTACCGCTGGGATGAGCACTGGGCCGTGCATGGCGGTCTGCGCCTGCAGCGCACGGAAGGACATGTCGCCCTGGGGGGCATGGTATTTGGAGCGCTCAGTGGGTACCGGGTGGATTTCAGACCCAGTACCGAGCCAGGCTACTTGCTAGGCATGAGCTATGAGCGGCCGGATATGACTTTGCGCGTCGCTGCGACCTATTACTCGGCCATCAGGCACAAGATCGCGACCCGTGAAAACCTGTGGCCGGGCGAAACAAGGACCGCATCGACTGCTCCGCAGAGCTTCAACCTCGATGTTCAGACAGGCATCACGTCAAGTACCCTGCTCTTTGGACAGATCCGCTGGACCAACTGGTCGCAATTCCGGCTACACCCGCAGACCTTGGCGGCGATACTCCCAGGGCGCAGTCTGGCGGACATGGAGGACACCACCACCTACACGCTGGGTCTTGGGCAGAGGCTGGCGGCGAACTGGTCCGGCTTTGTCACCGTGGCTTATGACAAGCGCAGCGACAAGGCCGCGCTGTCGCCATTGCGCCCCACCGATGGCCGCCTTGGCTACACGGTAGGGGTGAGCTATCAGCAAGGAAAGTTCAAGCTCACGCCCTGGCTGAGCTACCAGCGTCTGGGCTCGGTTGATATCTCCAGCGGCGGCACGACCCTGGCGGCTTTCGATGCCGAGTCCGCCACGGCGTTCGGGATCAGGCTCGGCTATCAGTTCTGAGAGCAGTCGCAGCTTTCATGCTGCTGCAATCTGACAGCCGGCGCCCGAAGCGCTCAACCCAGCGCCGCAATCACGTCGGCCGGAGCCTGCACCAGCTCGATCAGCACGCCCTCGCCGGCAATCGGAAACTCGTCATTGCTCTTGGGGTGCAGGAAAGTGATGTCATAGCCTGCCGCTCCCTTGCGGATACCGCCGGGAGCAAATCGCACGCCATTGGCCGTCAGCCATTCCACGGCCTTGGGCAGATCGTCGATCCACAGGCCGATGTGGTTCAGCGGCGTGGCGTGCACGGCGGGCTTTTTCTCGATGTCCATGGGCTGCATGATGTCTACTTCCACCTTCATCGCGCCCCGCCCCATGGCCAGAATGTCCTCGTCCACGTTTTCGCGCTCGCTCTGAAAGGTGCCGGTCTGCTCCAGACCCAGCATGTCCACCCACAGCTTTTTCATGCGCTGTTTATCGGTTCCACCGATGGCGACTTGCTGAATACCTAGAACCTTGAAAGGACGGTTGCTCATGAGTGACTCCTTGATTGATAGCTTAAAGCGCAATATTGGTAAGCGCCAGAGCCGGTTTTTATTGAAATATCAGACCTCGCCAAGCAACCAGCTGCTGGCCATGGCAAAGTATTCGCGCAGCCAGGCATTGAAACGCGTGGCCAGAGGGGTCTCAGCCGCCACGGGATAGACCTGAGGCAGATCCTGCCGCTTTGCAATGTCCATGGCGCGCATCAGATGAAAGTCGCTGCTGACCATGGCCATGGGGGCATCCGCAGCCACACCGCGCTCGGCCAGCAAGGGCCGGCTGAGCTTGAGGTTCAGCTCGGTACTGGTGCTGAGCTTTTCCAGCACCAGCCGCTGCGCCGCAATACCGTGACGCTGCTGCAGATAGCGGGCCATGACCTCGGCCTCCGACTCTTTTTCACCCCAATCGACACCGCCGCAAACGGCGACCAAGGCCTGGGGCTGCAGCTTGGCCAGTTGCGCCGCCTGATCCAGCCGCGCAGCCAGAACTGGCCTGGGGTGACCATCGAGCGTGCCGCTGCCCAGCACGACGATGGATTGCACGGGCGGCACTTGCTGCGGCGAAAGACCCAGGCCGGACAGGCGGCTCCAGAACCAGAAAAGGCTGATCAGCCACAGCGCCAGGCCGGCCCAGGCCAGCGACCAGAGCCTTGCATGCAGGGGCCTGGCTGCACGCCAGTGCTGTACGGCCCGCCATTTCCAACTCAGCCCCAAGGCCGCAGCACCCAAGCCGGCTGGCAGCACCACCCCTACATTGAAGTGCCCCAGGCACATCAGCACCAATGCGTCAACCAGCAGCAGCAAGCCCACCACAGCCAGCAAGGCACGAACGAACTTGGCGCGACCGGGAATCGTTGCAGACGCTTTTAATATCATAGCTACTTACACTTACTGGATAAGGGATACAGCTATTTTCCAATGAAAACTTAAAAGCCCGCAAAGCCAAAGCCTTGCGGGCTTCCAATTTCAGGGCCTGAAGGCTGCGACGGCATTCAATGCCGGCCGGCCCCGAAAAATGACACCCCGCGCTCCTCACTGCGTGTGGTCTGGGCCCCTCCAAGAGGGGCGCTTTTCATCTTGGGGCGGCCCGGCGATGAAAAACCGGCATCACTCGAATTCCAGAAT
This DNA window, taken from Comamonas testosteroni TK102, encodes the following:
- a CDS encoding site-specific integrase, coding for MDSHKPSPFPAPAAFDANRLQVLDMPAAALAPEAHEAIKELMHEGESSNTRSSYQSAMRYWAAWHLLRLGQPMQLPLQVSTVLQFIIDHAQRQSGVGLLHEMPPEIDEALVAAGYKGKKGAPSHSTLVHRMAVMSKAHQVHAMSNPCQDGAVRELMSRTRKAYARRGDLPQKKEALTRDVLEMLLASCDDSLRGLRDQALLLFAWASGGRRRSEVAGADMRFLRAVAGGEFIYTLSHSKTNQSGTDAPENHKPVTGRAAIALRAWLDAACITEGPIFRRIRKGGHVAELLTPAAVRNIVKERCALAGVEGDFSAHSLRSGFVTEAGRRNLPLADTMALTGHHSVNTVLGYFRADSALNNQAARMLDED
- a CDS encoding alpha/beta hydrolase, coding for MPSISTNSTIAYYDRQYNARASVQDPLAYLARYTQESQAAFALSGAVRNQRYSPRATDVLDIYLPSTQAGTAQAAPVFIFIHGGYWKALGKDDSAFMAPALTQEGAIVVVPDYDLAPSVTLDHIVDQMRQAYAWVVRNIAIYGGDASNICVCGSSAGGHLVGMLLAKDWQQDYDLPAQAVPRSALTLSGLFDLQPLLTTHINDWMQLDDAAAIRNSPRFLLPDAGTHAQSQLRVSCGEFESHEFKRQSRDYLAAWQARCLPGRWVEAPATNHFDLPLQLADPQSAIHQTALQLMGLVQSSSSMRAA
- a CDS encoding outer membrane protein transport protein; translation: MINRSAQHKSGDRLVTAASASTIQASILQLDLFTCHVDTLDYMHADEIRALEQALIKTKAGAGCAAMMWGLCAQAGGLDRTGQDLGPLFENGRYLSVETYTVRPRIQGADALGKSTGQVADDYTQWGFAYKQDVNPRTSVLLMLSKPFGLDIAYSPLQSPLFGGTQARVSSHELMGALRYRWDEHWAVHGGLRLQRTEGHVALGGMVFGALSGYRVDFRPSTEPGYLLGMSYERPDMTLRVAATYYSAIRHKIATRENLWPGETRTASTAPQSFNLDVQTGITSSTLLFGQIRWTNWSQFRLHPQTLAAILPGRSLADMEDTTTYTLGLGQRLAANWSGFVTVAYDKRSDKAALSPLRPTDGRLGYTVGVSYQQGKFKLTPWLSYQRLGSVDISSGGTTLAAFDAESATAFGIRLGYQF
- a CDS encoding VOC family protein translates to MSNRPFKVLGIQQVAIGGTDKQRMKKLWVDMLGLEQTGTFQSERENVDEDILAMGRGAMKVEVDIMQPMDIEKKPAVHATPLNHIGLWIDDLPKAVEWLTANGVRFAPGGIRKGAAGYDITFLHPKSNDEFPIAGEGVLIELVQAPADVIAALG
- a CDS encoding YdcF family protein, producing MILKASATIPGRAKFVRALLAVVGLLLLVDALVLMCLGHFNVGVVLPAGLGAAALGLSWKWRAVQHWRAARPLHARLWSLAWAGLALWLISLFWFWSRLSGLGLSPQQVPPVQSIVVLGSGTLDGHPRPVLAARLDQAAQLAKLQPQALVAVCGGVDWGEKESEAEVMARYLQQRHGIAAQRLVLEKLSTSTELNLKLSRPLLAERGVAADAPMAMVSSDFHLMRAMDIAKRQDLPQVYPVAAETPLATRFNAWLREYFAMASSWLLGEV